One window of the Pyrus communis chromosome 17, drPyrComm1.1, whole genome shotgun sequence genome contains the following:
- the LOC137722350 gene encoding protein NO VEIN-like isoform X1, with protein sequence MFRHPSIFRPPSAGERDWRQPPPPQQPYPQPLNPNFSLQNQNPANSAYIYPQNPAFAPYLAHNPNFPSFTIQSLNFPIQTPSFPLQNPIFNPLQLPNPTFPPQTSSENPKPNVDPQQLPNSAFQPQTSCENLKEMLESIDQAVEKARGDFVAAGRSVSAWKVLQSALVMLKVDDRSFLIGLQMHQVPSLHRLMLTEGRISSFIHCFVLARRITSLYDLELAICKNEEIEEFEVLGLGPLFRHPLVLHYFPVSSDTTEVFKITSEEILCLLTLYQEHKRKVSVEEFLDYIVKRRSVASKENIGIRICSLGVHVSSIRKGRKLERAALIKSQEQVRMRRYKKKEPILTSLNERLDKHFCDISQHAEVFSVVQKEFCDKKDRFVSSSSKDGGGKDFLHEDDKDKGHACTEVNFSLQSAKISDQVSNSTYMSAIEERPLLGSNHPSPACGTQKHNEGNGSVKKKRKYENLSSPISVPQKLRKRDKVEQDVLFTKNDHETEEDISMIKTDLSVSSDFLRKFITTWKDACKEQTVTEVLWSMLQCYDKRMKKISRIFASDPLIGLLNVAVSSIKCGMWDSMYDTSQSIGQHELSRTSTDKYSEYLNTDVESNIKDAPPVITEHVTQHTQTSQCLELDHGRRQRTHGCYQRVLTMDYDNVVAASHCLEQDHQRRQRIRGRRQRVLTMDYNNVVAASRCPEQDHQRRLRIRGRRQRVLGKPVWCMQKIIQKSEKKNTGKGSSRGSPLEKKVCYLCGQVGHVHKNCFQQTGSSLAPEDPLELVQHPAQSNRSVGKFPVHPQPQQSTNRAPMPRNSGCEFVACGPAGGQVAVAGEAMEEKVNAVVDGVSVEDIIRKVATYFEFDHGMCISGEPLQEKIFIFLRKLCNCEIWLVEEFRVKEFRCLGFGEFLMFLEKYACLLPHELCKFLTGDGSEKCPLEVCMLQHYFIVLVSQAINSLWEDEEICKLNIPLLLRKQFPLISFQTIENSSVEDFLSIVEKHKSTAISKRILFSMTLYGTSDPTDSSKHCKKTKTHESVTSKDAIQVLLRAPMMLDLNLWSHWDLLFAPSLGPLVLWLLNEVNTDELLCLVTKDGKVIRLDHSSTVGSFLEAALQGSSFQTAVKMLSLFSLSGGEKHVPVSLLKFHLQHAFEVILKNHLLEVNGSKNFLNQEKDFSGKQMVGEGSTSKLCNELHRDVTRMNIGESVLSRFVIDCLGYLPAEFRSFAADVLLSGMQSVFKHAASAILGECKQTEQRLMLHEVGLSLGIIEWIDDYHKFCSYDAADSFISGSSCFTVRHKTGSDSKYIKDVSDKLAAYEGTMSASVMEDKQKDECTEACLKISCAEASEATIVSGYPEHYTELNELEDRVLVIESIRRDEFGLDSSLSNVESIILKKQHARLGRALHCLSQELYSQDSHFLLELVQNADDNTYPSNVEPTLTFILQDSGILVLNNERGFSAQNIRALCDVGNSTKKGSNAGYIGQKGIGFKSVFRVTDAPEIHSNGFHIKFDISEGQIGLILPTVVPPRNIDLFSSLTSIDDDKRDCNSWNTCIVLPFRSKVSDGTVMKNIINMFSDLHPSLLLFLHRLQCIKFRNLLDDTLTVMRKYIVGDGIVKISHGKENMTWFVVSQKLQADFIRTDVQTTEISIAFTLKESDNGDYSSDLIQQPVFSYLPLRTYGLKFILQGDFVLPSSREEVDGDSPWNQWLLSEFPDLFVNAEKSFCSLPCFKENPGRAVTVYMSFVPLAGEVHGFFSPLPRLITAKLRASNCLFMEGGNNEWVPPCGVLRGWNKQARLLLPDALLREHLGLGFLDKNILLPDPLARALGISEYGPKVLLQLMDSLCHTQNGLKSMGLSWLATWLSALYAMSFSSSVKASFESGMEMEFIHTLRKIPFIPLSDGTYGAVDEGPIWLHFDALKTEFEGQHGLESFPDLYAKLRIVNPGFLIASCADVPSVDVTTSDKVTSMLRRIGVQQLSAHEIIKEHILPDISDDRFTDSDKNLMNDYICFVMVHLQLDCYDCRSEREYIISELGNKAYILTNGGFKRPAEASIHFSKAFGNPFDINKLIDGVDLVWHEIDISYLKHPATRSLPSGLMKWREFFQKIGVTDFVKVVQVEKGISSLSDALLNELMFNKDIISHGLNATDWESPELVQLLTLLSGDDDKKGCEYLLEVLDTLWDDCYSDKTTGYCISKSVADRWPFRSSFISSICDVQWVVSTMDDELHYPKTLYHNCHAVRSILGASAPYSVPKVRSGKFASDIGFKTRISLGDVLEILKLWRCEKPFRASLAQMFKFYSLVWNEMAPSKQIIMDEFHSGPSIFVPYQSGFSHEDVVSGVFLSPEEVYWDDSSNFIKAVHPECSSTAVRPVCSSTAVNHIPLNKMLRNFYPGLHDFFVGHFGVHETPPFRSYLQILLDLSNVALPSQAAIAVFRVLLKWTDGLKSGSSAEDILYLKRSLTKIECTVLPTVQDKWVSLHPSFGFVCWCDDLMLRQQFTHLDGVHFLYFGELSHDDVEMLFKKVSILLKALGIPALSEAVTRQALFSGLGDCSFKAALLDWALPYAQRYLQSVHPDKYTQLKHFGFDIVNRLQVVVVEKLFYQNVIKSFGIKSKKRQRCSCLLQGSTLYTNQEPDSHALFVELSRLLFDGIPELHLANFLHMITIMAESGSTEEQTEFFILNSQKVPKLSGGESVWSLPSVRSLTDNYKSLQSSVTSTEINEESCSKSKRKAIKWPPVDWKTAPVAQFSSALEKEMHDDSGGIIGQLDNLTPGSVDINWTIEDDSATTSAALVMPDFNDLQEHCGAACNETDNRMRIEFDPINLGFVSDPPEMRSSSFISQRDQPRHAGTSSGRDGRDAMLTGRLGELVAFKYLIAKAGKSVVKWVNECNETGLPYDIVIREKEDSTEFIEVKATQFRTKDWFRISMREWQFAVEKGEAFSILHVILLGNNAARVSVYKNPVKLCQSGKLHLNLSMPKHHKELFLLS encoded by the exons ATGTTCAGGCACCCTTCTATTTTCCGACCGCCCTCCGCCGGAGAACGGGATTGGCGACAACCGCCGCCGCCTCAGCAACCATACCCACAACCTCTAAACCCCAATTTCTCtctccaaaaccaaaaccccgcCAATTCAGCCTATATTTATCCTCAAAACCCCGCCTTTGCCCCCTACCTTGCCCACAACCCCAATTTCCCTAGTTTTACTATCCAAAGCCTTAATTTCCCAATCCAAACCCCTAGCTTCCCGCTCCAAAACCCTATTTTTAATCCCCTACAGCTCCCAAATCCAACGTTTCCGCCCCAGACCTCATCCGAGAACCCGAAACCCAATGTTGATCCTCAACAGCTCCCAAATTCTGCGTTTCAGCCTCAGACTTCATGTGAGAACCTGAAAGAGATGCTGGAGAGCATCGATCAGGCAGTCGAAAAGGCTCGCGGTGATTTTGTGGCGGCAGGAAGGAGCGTCTCGGCGTGGAAGGTGTTACAGTCTGCGCTTGTGATGCTCAAGGTTGATGACCGGAGCTTTCTTATCGGGCTTCAAATGCATCAAGTCCCTTCTCTTCACCGCCTCATGCTCACCGAAGGCAGG ATAAGTTCATTTATCCATTGCTTTGTTCTGGCTCGAAGAATTACATCTTTGTATGATTTGGAACTTGCAATCTGCAAGAATGAGGAGATTGAGGAGTTTGAAGTGCTGGGATTGGGCCCTTTGTTCCGTCACCCCCTTGTTTTGCATTATTTCCCAGTGAGTTCTGATACAACTGAAGTGTTTAAGATAACTAGCGAGGAGATACTATGTTTACTCACCTTGTATCAAGAACATAAACGTAAAGTCTCTGTTGAAGAATTTTTGGATTATATTGTTAAGAGGCGATCAGTTGCAAGCAAGGAAAATATCGGAATTCGAATTTGTAGCTTGGG GGTGCACGTTTCTTCTATTCGGAAAGGCAGGAAGTTAGAACGTGCCGCTCTAATTAAATCTCAAGAGCAAGTTAGAATGCGCCGCTATAAGAAGAAGGAACCAATTCTTACCTCATTGAATGAGCGGCTAGACAAGCATTTCTGTGACATTTCTCAGCATGCTGAAGTGTTTTCTGTTGTACAAAAGGAATTTTGTGACAAGAAAGATAGATTTGTTTCTTCAAGTTCAAAGGATGGAGGTGGTAAGGATTTTTTACATGAAGATGACAAAGATAAAGGTCATGCATGCACCGAGGTTAACTTTTCGTTACAATCTGCTAAAATTTCGGACCAAGTGAGTAACTCTACTTACATGTCTGCAATAGAGGAGAGGCCTTTGCTTGGATCAAACCACCCTTCTCCGGCTTGTGGAACCCAAAAGCATAATGAGGGTAATGGGTccgtaaaaaagaaaagaaaatacgaAAATCTAAGCAGCCCCATCTCTGTCCCCCAAAAATTACGAAAGAGAGACAAGGTAGAACAAGATGTTCTTTTTACTAAGAATGACCATGAAACCGAGGAGGACATTAGTATGATTAAAACTGATCTTTCAGTTTCCAGTGATTTTTTGAGGAAGTTTATTACAACTTGGAAGGATGCATGTAAGGAGCAGACTGTGACTGAG GTACTTTGGAGCATGCTTCAGTGTTATGATAAGAGGATGAAAAAAATCAGCAGAATATTTGCTTCAGACCCATTGATTGGATTATTGAATGTTGCT GTCTCATCTATCAAATGTGGAATGTGGGATAGCATGTATGATACATCCCAATCCATTGGCCAACACGAATTAAGTAGAACTTCTACTGATAAATATTCTGAATATTTGAACACCGATGTTGAATCAAATATTAAGGATGCACCGCCAGTCATTACTGAACATGTTACCCAACATACTCAGA CCTCACAGTGCCTAGAGCTGGATCATGGACGTCGTCAGAGAACTCATGGATGTTATCAGAGAGTGCTCACCATGGATTATGACAATGTTGTGGCAGCCTCACACTGCCTGGAGCAGGATCATCAACGTCGTCAGAGGATTCGTGGACGTCGTCAGAGAGTGCTCACCATGGATTACAACAATGTTGTGGCAGCCTCACGCTGCCCAGAGCAGGATCATCAACGTCGTCTGAGAATTCGTGGACGTCGTCAGAGAGTTCTTGGTAAGCCAGTCTGGTGTATGCAGAAGATAATCCAAAAGAGTGAGAAAAAGAACACGGGCAAAGGCTCATCCAGAGGATCTCCTCTTGAAAAAAAAGTCTGCTATCTGTGTGGTCAAGTTGGACACGTTCACAAGAACTGCTTCCAACAGACTGGATCATCTTTGGCTCCAGAGGATCCCTTGGAATTGGTTCAGCACCCAGCTCAGTCAAACAGATCTGTTGGGAAATTTCCAGTTCATCCCCAGCCACAACAGAGTACGAACAGAGCACCAATGCCACGGAACAGTGGATGCGAATTTGTAGCATGTGGACCTGCAGGTGGTCAAGTAGCTGTTGCTGGAGAAGCGATGGAAGAGAAAGTCAATGCTGTGGTAGATG GTGTGTCAGTTGAAGACATAATCAGGAAAGTTGCTacatattttgaatttgatcatGGAATGTGCATCAGCGGTGAGCCACTTCAGGAGAAGATATTTATCTTCTTGAGAAAGCTTTGCaattgtgaaatttggttggttGAAGAATTTCGTGTCAAGGAATTTAGGTGCCTTGGTTTTGGGGAATTTCTAatgtttttagaaaaatatGCCTGTCTACTTCCACATGAGCTGTGCAAGTTCTTGACTGGTGACGGAAGTGAGAAGTGTCCTTTGGAGGTTTGCATGCTCCAgcattattttattgtgttaGTTTCTCAAGCTATAAATAGTTTAtgggaagatgaagaaatttgcaaactaaatattCCATTACTGCTTAGGAAGCAGTTCCCATTGATTAGTTTCCAAACCATTGAAAATAGTTCTGTAGAAGATTTTCTGAGTATAGTGGAGAAGCATAAAAGCACTGCAATTTCCAAACGTATTCTATTTTCAATGACATTATATGGAACTAGTGACCCGACAGACTCATCAAAGCActgtaagaaaacaaaaacccatGAATCTGTAACCTCCAAGGATGCAATTCAAGTCCTACTCAGAGCTCCAATGATGTTGGATTTAAACTTATGGTCACATTGGGACCTCTTGTTTGCTCCCTCTCTTGGTCCACTTGTACTATGGTTATTGAATGAAGTCAACACTGATGAACTGCTGTGTTTGGTGACGAAGGATGGAAAAGTGATTCGGTTAGACCATTCATCTACTGTAGGTTCATTCTTGGAAGCTGCTCTTCAAGGATCGTCTTTCCAAACAGCAGTGAAAATGTTATCTCTGTTCTCACTATCTGGGGGAGAAAAACATGTCCCAGTGTcccttttgaaatttcatctgCAGCATGCATTTGAAGTCATTTTGAAGAATCATCTTCTGGAAGTAAATGGCAGTAAGAATTTTCTTAATCAAGAAAAAGATTTTTCTGGAAAGCAAATGGTTGGTGAAGGTTCGACAAGTAAATTATGTAATGAGTTACACAGGGACGTAACTCGGATGAATATCGGTGAATCAGTTTTATCAAGATTTGTCATTGATTGTCTTGGCTATCTACCTGCAGAGTTTCGTAGTTTTGCTGCCGATGTATTGCTTTCAGGGATGCAATCTGTTTTCAAACATGCTGCTTCAGCCATTTTGGGTGAGTGCAAGCAAACAGAGCAGCGGCTCATGCTTCATGAAGTTGGCTTATCACTTGGAATAATAGAATGGATTGATGATTACCATAAATTTTGTTCTTATGATGCTGCTGATTCATTCATTTCTGGGTCGTCATGCTTCACTGTTAGGCATAAAACGGGGTCAGACTCAAAGTATATTAAAGATGTGTCAGATAAGCTTGCCGCTTATGAAGGGACTATGAGTGCATCTGTTATGGAAGACAAGCAAAAAGATGAATGTACTGAAGCCTGTCTAAAGATTAGTTGTGCAGAAGCTTCCGAAGCTACAATTGTCAGTGGCTACCCAGAGCATTATACTGAACTTAATGAGCTGGAAGATCGAGTGCTGGTAATTGAGTCGATCAGGAGAGATGAATTTGGTCTAGATTCAAGCCTGTCAAATGTTGAAAGTATCATCCTAAAGAAGCAGCACGCTCGGTTAGGTCGAGCTCTGCATTGCCTTTCGCAGGAATTGTATTCTCAGGATTCCCATTTTCTTCTTGAGCTG GTTCAAAACGCTGATGATAATACCTACCCATCAAATGTAGAACCAACTCTAACATTCATTCTTCAAGATTCAGGTATTCTTGTTTTGAATAATGAACGGGGCTTTTCTGCCCAGAACATTAGGGCACTATGTGATGTTGGAAATTCAACCAAGAAAGGATCTAATGCTGGGTACATAGGGCAGAAGGGCATTGGTTTCAAATCAGTTTTTCGG GTTACAGATGCTCCAGAAATACATTCCAATGGTTTTCATATAAAGTTTGATATAAGTGAGGGTCAGATTGGTTTAATTTTGCCCACAGTTGTACCTCCTCGCAATATTGACTTGTTTAGCAGCCTGACATCTATTGACGATGATAAACGGGATTGTAACAGCTGGAACACTTGCATTGTTCTTCCTTTCAGATCAAAAGTATCAGATGGAACTgtcatgaaaaacataattaataTGTTTTCAGATCTTCATCCATCTCTACTGCTCTTTCTCCACCGCCTCCAGTGTATAAAGTTTAGAAACTTGCTCGATGATACCCTTACAGTCATGAGAAAATATATTGTGGGAGATGGTATCGTTAAGATTTCACATGGAAAAGAGAACATGACATGGTTTGTAGTATCTCAGAAATTGCAAGCAGATTTCATTCGTACTGATGTACAGACAACAGAAATCTCAATAGCATTTACTTTGAAGGAATCAGATAATGGTGATTACAGTTCCGATCTAATCCAACAGCCTGTTTTTTCATATCTCCCTCTCAGAACATATGGACTGAAATTTATTCTTCAGGGTGATTTTGTTCTTCCTTCATCTAGAGAGGAAGTAGATGGAGATAGTCCCTGGAACCAGTGGCTGTTGTCTGAATTTCCTGATTTGTTTGTCAATGCAGAGAAATCATTTTGTTCTCTTCCATGTTTTAAAGAGAATCCCGGGAGAGCTGTGACAGTCTATATGTCCTTTGTTCCGCTTGCGGGTGAAGTGCATGGTTTCTTTTCTCCTCTTCCGCGATTGATTACTGCAAAATTACGCGCATCGAATTGCTTATTCATGGAAGGGGGAAATAATGAATGGGTTCCTCCTTGCGGAGTCCTAAGAGGTTGGAATAAACAGGCTCGTTTGCTTCTCCCTGATGCCTTACTGCGTGAGCATCTTGGCCTTGGGTTCTTGGATAAAAATATACTTCTGCCGGATCCGCTCGCAAGAGCTCTAGGTATTAGTGAGTATGGACCCAAAGTTCTGCTTCAACTTATGGATTCTTTATGTCATACACAAAATGGCCTCAAATCAATGGGACTGAGTTGGCTGGCCACTTGGCTAAGTGCACTTTATGCAATGTCATTCAGTTCTTCTGTCAAAGCTTCATTTGAATCGGGAATGGAAATGGAATTCATACATACCCTTCGAAAAATTCCTTTCATCCCTCTTTCAGACGGTACATATGGTGCAGTGGATGAAGGCCCAATTTGGTTGCATTTTGATGCCTTAAAGACTGAGTTTGAGGGTCAGCATGGACTTGAGTCTTTTCCTGATTTGTATGCTAAACTTAGGATTGTAAATCCTGGCTTTCTCATTGCATCATGTGCTGATGTGCCATCCGTGGATGTGACGACATCTGACAAAGTTACAAGTATGCTTCGTAGGATCGGTGTCCAACAGTTATCCGCACATGAAATTATCAAGGAGCACATCTTGCCGGATATATCTGATGACAGGTTTACAGACAGTGATAAGAATTTGATGAATGATTATATTTGCTTTGTAATGGTTCACCTACAGTTGGACTGCTATGATTGTCGTTCTGAACGGGAATACATAATCTCAGAACTAGGAAACAAAGCATATATATTAACAAATGGCGGCTTTAAACGACCAGCTGAAGCATCAATTCATTTCAGTAAAGCATTTGGAAACCCATTTGacataaataaattgattgatggGGTGGATCTGGTTTGGCATGAGATTGACATCTCCTATCTGAAGCATCCTGCCACCAGATCACTCCCAAGTGGACTGATGAAATGGAGGGAATTTTTCCAGAAAATTGGTGTTACAGATTTTGTGAAAGTAGTTCAAGTTGAGAAAGGAATCAGTAGTTTATCCGATGCTTTATTGAATGAGTTGATGTTCAATAAAGACATCATTTCCCATGGATTGAATGCCACTGATTGGGAGTCACCTGAATTAGTCCAGTTATTGACCCTATTATCCGGAGATGACGACAAAAAAGGTTGTGAGTATCTCTTAGAGGTTCTCGATACATTATGGGATGATTGCTACAGTGATAAAACAACAGGTTACTGCATTTCTAAATCGGTAGCTGATAGATGGCCTTTCAGATCTTCGTTTATAAGCAGTATCTGTGATGTGCAATGGGTAGTATCAACAATGGATGATGAACTTCACTATCCAAAAACTTTGTATCACAACTGTCATGCAGTGCGCTCGATTCTGGGTGCATCTGCTCCATATTCTGTTCCAAAG GTGAGAAGTGGAAAGTTTGCAAGTGATATTGGGTTTAAGACAAGAATCTCTCTTGGCGATGTTCTTGAGATTTTGAAACTCTGGAGGTGTGAGAAACCATTCAGGGCCAG CCTAGCACAAATGTTCAAATTTTACTCATTAGTTTGGAATGAAATGGCTCCTTCAAAGCAGATAATTATGGACGAGTTCCATTCTGGACCTTCCATATTTGTTCCATATCAATCTGGCTTCAGTCACGAGGATGTGGTGTCTGGTGTATTTTTGTCCCCTGAAGAAGTATATTGGGATGATTCCTCTAACTTTATCAAGGCGGTCCATCCTGAGTGCAGCTCAACAGCTGTCCGTCCTGTGTGCAGCTCAACAGCTGTCAATCACATCCCCTTAAATAAGATGCTTCGTAATTTCTACCCAGGCCTTCATGACTTCTTTGTTGGTCACTTTGGAGTACATGAGACCCCACCTTTTCGGAGCTACCTTcagattttgttagatttatCAAATGTTGCTTTGCCTTCACAAGCAGCTATTGCT GTTTTTCGAGTTCTCCTCAAATGGACTGATGGGTTGAAGTCAGGATCAAGTGCTGAAGATATTCTTTATCTGAAAAGGTCTCTTACGAAGATTGAATGCACGGTGCTTCCTACTGTGCAAGATAAGTGGGTTTCTCTACATCCTTCCTTTGGATTTGTCTGCTGGTGTGATGATTTGATGTTAAGACAGCAGTTTACGCATTTGGATGGCGTTCATTTTTTATACTTCGGTGAACTAAGTCATGATGATGTAGAGATGCTATTTAAGAAAGTTTCCATTCTCTTGAAAGCTTTAGGGATTCCTGCACTTTCAGAG GCTGTAACTCGTCAGGCATTATTTTCCGGTCTGGGAGATTGTAGCTTTAAAGCTGCATTGCTGGATTGGGCTCTTCCATATGCACAACGCTACTTACAAAGTGTACACCCTGATAAATATACACAACTCAAGCACTTTGGATTTGATATAGTAAATCGTCTACAAGTAGTAGTTGTTGAAAAGCTGTTTTATCAGAACGTTATAAAGAGTTTCGGAATTAAATCCAAGAAGAGGCAACGATGTAGCTGTCTGCTGCAG GGTAGCACGTTGTATACGAACCAAGAGCCAGATTCACACGCATTATTTGTGGAGCTATCACGTTTGCTTTTTGACGGAATTCCAGAATTACACTTGGCAAATTTCCTTCATATGATCACAATCATGGCTGAATCAGGTTCAACTGAGGAGCAGACAGAGTTTTTTATCTTGAACAGCCAAAAGGTGCCAAAACTTTCTGGCGGAGAATCTGTTTGGTCCCTGCCATCAGTGCGTTCATTGACAGACAATTACAAGTCACTCCAAAGTAGTGTAACTTCGACAGAAATAAATGAGGAAAGCTGTTCAAAATCCAAAAGGAAAGCAATAAAGTGGCCACCTGTTGATTGGAAAACTGCACCGGTTGCACAGTTTAGCAGTGCCTTGGAAAAAGAAATGCATGATGATTCTGGTGGCATTATCGGACAGTTGGATAATTTGACTCCAGGTTCAGTTGACATTAATTGGACCATTGAAGATGATTCAGCAACGACATCTGCAGCTTTAGTCATGCCAGACTTCAATGATCTGCAAGAACATTGTGGTGCAGCTTGCAATGAGACTGACAATAGAATGCGTATTGAATTCGATCCTATTAACTTAGGTTTTGTTTCTGACCCTCCTGAGATGCGTTCGTCTAGTTTTATTAGCCAAAGAGACCAACCTAGACATGCTGGTACATCCAGTGGAAGAGATGGAAGAGATGCGATGCTGACCGGGAGACTAGGTGAGCTTGTTGCTTTTAAATACTTGATAGCAAAAGCTGGAAAGTCTGTTGTGAAGTGGGTCAATGAATGTAACGAAACCGGGCTTCCCTATGACATAGTTATAAGGGAGAAGGAAGATAGTACAGAGTTCATTGAAGTTAAAGCAACCCAGTTCCGGACAAAAGATTGGTTTCGCATATCAATGAGGGAGTGGCAATTCGCAGTTGAAAAAGGTGAAGCTTTCAGCATTTTGCATGTCATTTTGTTGGGTAATAATGCTGCAAGGGTCTCGGTATACAAGAACCCTGTGAAATTGTGTCAGTCGGGTAAGCTGCATTTGAATCTTTCGATGCCTAAGCATCACAAGGAATTATTCCTGCTGTCGTGA